GACAGCCCAAGCATATCAAAACGCCCTATCTAATTTCGAAGACATCTTAATGCCGCAATTTGGCAGTCCTGGCTTCGGAACTTTTCAATCTTTTGTTGTTTTGTTGGGCGACCACGTGGACCGCAACCATGTTGTCAAAGAAATGCGGGCCCGGAAAGTGGAAACCACACTGGGGACATATGCCCAGCACTCGCAGCCTGCATTCGCCCGCTTCGGTTGTCTTCCTGGCGATTTGCCGCACAGCTTGCGAGCTCAACGCCAATCTTTGACTCTGCCCCTGCTCCCCCACATGGGGATGGAACCTGTCCATTACGTCGTAGATGCATTGGTGGCCTCAATCCATGCGAGTTACCGCAACCCGAGCGATGAAACCGTGTAATACCAACGCAGGCGTATCATATCGACGACCATGCTTATGATGGTAGAAAGATTGGTCACCTTCGTGGTGCCTGCTATCCGAGGCCTGACAGTGTTCGGTGCGGTGGTAAAACGGGCACCACGTCGACGACCGTTGTCCAGAATTTCTAAATGCGCGAACGGTGATGCACACAGGAGTTGGCTCGGATCCACAAGGTCTCTGCGAACGACCAGGATCCCCGTAATTGATGGGATATTAGGATGCATGATCCGTATTAACATCCTTAAACCTTTCGACAAGATGGTTCTTAGGAATTGCAGGCGGTGTAATTTAAAGGAGCTCTCAGTCTTAACCATGCCGATCACTCCGTCAAAGTCGCCACGAATTTTAACCATTTGCACCGTATCGCAGGGGTCAAACTGTTTATCGCCCGGTAACTCCACAATAACCTCGCCTCTCGCATTGGCAAACCCTGTGATAAGAGCGGCACCCATCCCAAGACGTTGACGATGTCTCACATACCGAACCAGTTCGGGATGGCTTTTGCACAGCTTCTCAATGACATCCACAGTTCGATCAGTACTTCCGTCATCGATCACTAAAATCTCGAAGCTCCAACCTGTTTGCAAATAGACATGGATGACCTCTGAAACCATTTTGGAGAGAGACTCATCTTCATTATACGAAGGCACGATGATGGAAATTTCTAGACCCTCATGTGATTCCTCCGTAGCAGGGATCATGGCTGCACGTCACACGCACACCGGATAGTGGTTGCAATAAGATCCTGAGTTTCATCATCTAAATAAGGATGCATCGGGATACTGAAAACCCCATCAGCCATTGCATCCGTGACAGGCAGTCCATCGGGAGCCGTGGGATAGGCCTGATAGGGGGCTTGGCGATGCAGGGGCGTTGGATAATATATAGTTGCTGGTATGCCGTTATTGGCGAGAGATCGCAGTATATGGTTCCGATTATTGTCAAAGAGCGTGTACTGTGCCCACGCTGACGTTACCGCATCCATGACTTTCGGCGTATTCACAAAAGAACATAGCAACTCGTCGTATTTTTTCGCTATTTGGTTTCTCGCCGGAATCTCATCCGGCAACAACTTCAGTTTCTCCAGAAGGATCGCCGCCTGAATGGTGTCAAGTCGGCTGTTCGTGCCAATACGAACATGTTCATAACGCGAATTCCCCTGACCGTGTCTACTGATAGACCGAATAATATCTGCCAATTCAGGGTCTGATGTGAAAACAGCGCCCCCGTCACCATAGCACCCCAATGGTTTTGCGGGAAAAAAGCTTGTCGTCGTGATATCAGCCAAGCTGCCGACCGGTCGATCATGATAACGGGCTCCGAAGCTTTGGGCTGCGTCTGCAATCAGGAACAGGCCCTCGGATGTCGTCACTTCTCGAATGACATCGTAATCGGCGGGGTGACCAAACAAGTCTACGGCAATAACCGCACGTGGCAGTGATTGCTCGGTTTTACGGTAAGAGACAATTGCATCGCGCAAGCTGCTATCGCTCATTGTCATGTGCTGGGGATCAACATCGACGAATACAGGAACCGCACCTACGAGAACCACCGCTTCAGCTGTAGCCACAAACGTAAAGGAAGGAACAAAGACCGCATCACCGTGTCCAATTCCCAAGGCAAGCAAAGCTAACACTAACGCATCGGTTCCGTTGGCGCAGGATATGACGTGGGGAACACCTGTCCATTGTGCCAATTCGCCTTCCAGGCGCTGCACCTCGGGCCCCGCGATGAACTCACCGTGCTCCAATACCCTGCCAATTGCCGATTGGATGCCCTCTTCAATCAGCGCACGTTGTGCCTGAAGGTCTATAAATGGCATACGGGGTTTCGAGTCTAACACGTCAGAGTTGATCCTAAATAATGAGGTTAGAAGTA
Above is a genomic segment from Rhodospirillaceae bacterium containing:
- a CDS encoding DegT/DnrJ/EryC1/StrS aminotransferase family protein, whose protein sequence is MPFIDLQAQRALIEEGIQSAIGRVLEHGEFIAGPEVQRLEGELAQWTGVPHVISCANGTDALVLALLALGIGHGDAVFVPSFTFVATAEAVVLVGAVPVFVDVDPQHMTMSDSSLRDAIVSYRKTEQSLPRAVIAVDLFGHPADYDVIREVTTSEGLFLIADAAQSFGARYHDRPVGSLADITTTSFFPAKPLGCYGDGGAVFTSDPELADIIRSISRHGQGNSRYEHVRIGTNSRLDTIQAAILLEKLKLLPDEIPARNQIAKKYDELLCSFVNTPKVMDAVTSAWAQYTLFDNNRNHILRSLANNGIPATIYYPTPLHRQAPYQAYPTAPDGLPVTDAMADGVFSIPMHPYLDDETQDLIATTIRCACDVQP
- a CDS encoding glycosyltransferase family 2 protein, translating into MIPATEESHEGLEISIIVPSYNEDESLSKMVSEVIHVYLQTGWSFEILVIDDGSTDRTVDVIEKLCKSHPELVRYVRHRQRLGMGAALITGFANARGEVIVELPGDKQFDPCDTVQMVKIRGDFDGVIGMVKTESSFKLHRLQFLRTILSKGLRMLIRIMHPNIPSITGILVVRRDLVDPSQLLCASPFAHLEILDNGRRRGARFTTAPNTVRPRIAGTTKVTNLSTIISMVVDMIRLRWYYTVSSLGLR